A genome region from uncultured Fibrobacter sp. includes the following:
- a CDS encoding PHB depolymerase family esterase, with product MRTAILFFFAATISFAQWGGGGGGKSINDYKKISVSGREVYVYAPSNLADNSPLLMSFHGMDQDPNYQQSNTHWEAVADTAGFVVAYPKGATGYSTWDISGDQDTKWITQIIDQLANDYKINKKRVYMSGFSMGGMLSYHAMGKIADKIAAFAPCSGYLMMGAGTAQRPVPIFHTHGTSDNVVGYDGLENNLKSYRNQFKCPSQAEVENNHPNSENKATLYTWGPCDNGIYVKHLKLEGRQHSPSKADVSDIWNFVKGYDLDGPIGASKPESSASAPASSADVAKSSSSGVTGPKSSGVATGSSSSGRGFWGGNRSSSSGHHSGFGSSSSIGGLAVGSSSSIGGVAVGSSSSGIGGQFAAIAQKDPSLLLVSVYKSFDNYIVVSNAQGKTITVFNSLGHVVSTTRGLGTQQKVYTGAKGMYIVKVGSRTFKTAL from the coding sequence TCCATCAACGATTATAAAAAGATATCTGTTTCGGGCAGAGAAGTCTATGTCTATGCCCCGTCTAATCTTGCGGACAATAGCCCGTTGCTCATGTCTTTCCACGGCATGGACCAGGACCCCAATTACCAGCAGTCCAATACCCACTGGGAAGCGGTTGCTGATACGGCGGGCTTTGTCGTAGCCTATCCTAAGGGCGCAACGGGTTACAGCACCTGGGATATCAGCGGTGACCAAGATACCAAATGGATCACGCAGATTATCGACCAGTTGGCCAACGACTACAAGATCAACAAAAAGCGCGTGTACATGTCGGGCTTCTCCATGGGCGGCATGCTCAGCTACCATGCCATGGGTAAGATTGCCGACAAGATTGCCGCTTTTGCCCCCTGCTCCGGCTACCTGATGATGGGTGCTGGCACGGCTCAGCGTCCGGTGCCTATTTTCCATACCCACGGAACCAGCGACAACGTGGTGGGATACGATGGTCTTGAAAACAACCTGAAGAGCTACCGCAACCAGTTCAAGTGCCCGTCTCAGGCAGAAGTCGAGAACAACCACCCGAACAGCGAGAACAAGGCTACGCTCTACACTTGGGGCCCGTGCGACAATGGTATCTACGTGAAGCACTTGAAGCTCGAAGGCCGTCAGCATAGCCCCTCCAAGGCCGATGTTTCCGATATCTGGAATTTCGTGAAGGGTTACGACCTGGATGGTCCTATTGGCGCTAGCAAGCCGGAATCCTCTGCTAGTGCTCCCGCCTCCTCGGCTGACGTGGCTAAGTCTTCCAGCAGTGGTGTCACAGGGCCGAAATCTTCCGGCGTCGCGACGGGATCTTCTTCTTCTGGTCGCGGTTTCTGGGGTGGAAATAGGTCTTCTTCTAGCGGTCACCACAGCGGGTTTGGTTCTTCCTCTAGCATTGGCGGCTTGGCTGTTGGATCTTCTTCTTCCATTGGTGGTGTCGCAGTCGGATCTTCTTCTAGCGGAATCGGTGGTCAGTTTGCTGCAATCGCCCAGAAGGATCCGAGCCTGCTTTTGGTCTCTGTTTACAAGTCTTTTGACAACTACATCGTGGTCTCTAATGCCCAGGGCAAGACTATCACTGTGTTCAACAGCCTCGGCCATGTTGTCAGCACGACTCGCGGTCTCGGAACCCAGCAGAAGGTTTACACCGGTGCTAAGGGTATGTACATCGTGAAGGTTGGCAGCAGAACTTTCAAGACTGCTCTCTAA
- a CDS encoding DegT/DnrJ/EryC1/StrS family aminotransferase, which translates to MTTRFEKKVWLSSPTMHGDEIKYVTEAYETNWMSTVGANINEVEKLAAAHVGCKYAVALSAGTAALHMCTKLAGEALYGMPKAGEGSLRGHKVFCSDMTFDATVNPIAYENGEAVFIDTEYDTWNMDPVALEKAFEIYPDVRLVVLVHLYGTPAKVDEIREICKRHNALLIEDAAESFGASYKGKQTGNLGDYSAISFNGNKIITGSSGGMFLTDSQEDAEKVRKWSTQSREAAPWYQHEEIGYNYRMSNVIAGVVRGQMPYLAEHIAQKKAIYERYREGLKGLPVCMNPYDAKNSEPNFWLSCMIIDKDAMCKQVRGETEALYTHEKGKSCPTEILERIAAMNAEGRPIWKPMHMQPMYMSHAFIIANGNGRAQTNAYIAGSFNDVGADIFARGLCLPSDNKMTPEQQDAIIQTIRECFG; encoded by the coding sequence ATGACGACACGCTTTGAAAAGAAAGTTTGGCTCTCGAGCCCCACGATGCATGGGGACGAAATCAAGTATGTAACCGAAGCCTACGAAACCAACTGGATGAGCACCGTCGGTGCGAACATCAACGAAGTCGAAAAGCTCGCTGCCGCTCATGTGGGTTGCAAGTACGCCGTGGCGCTCTCTGCGGGTACGGCTGCGCTCCACATGTGTACCAAACTTGCCGGCGAGGCCCTGTATGGCATGCCCAAGGCAGGCGAAGGGTCATTGCGTGGGCACAAAGTGTTTTGCAGCGACATGACGTTCGATGCCACCGTAAACCCCATCGCCTACGAAAACGGTGAGGCTGTGTTCATCGACACCGAGTACGACACATGGAACATGGATCCCGTCGCACTTGAGAAAGCCTTTGAAATTTACCCGGACGTGCGCCTCGTGGTTCTCGTTCATTTGTACGGAACGCCAGCCAAGGTCGATGAAATCCGCGAAATTTGCAAGCGCCACAATGCGTTGCTCATCGAAGATGCTGCCGAAAGTTTTGGTGCCAGCTACAAAGGCAAGCAAACAGGCAATTTGGGTGACTACAGCGCCATCAGTTTCAACGGGAACAAGATCATTACCGGCTCTAGCGGTGGCATGTTCCTCACCGACAGCCAGGAAGACGCCGAAAAAGTCCGCAAATGGAGCACGCAGTCGCGCGAGGCCGCTCCGTGGTACCAGCACGAAGAAATCGGCTATAACTATCGCATGAGCAACGTGATTGCTGGAGTGGTGCGCGGCCAAATGCCTTACCTCGCCGAACACATTGCGCAAAAAAAGGCGATTTACGAACGCTACCGCGAAGGGCTCAAGGGCTTGCCCGTGTGCATGAACCCCTACGATGCAAAAAACAGCGAACCGAACTTTTGGCTCAGTTGCATGATTATCGATAAAGACGCCATGTGCAAGCAGGTTCGTGGCGAAACCGAAGCACTGTACACGCATGAGAAGGGCAAAAGCTGCCCCACCGAAATTCTCGAACGCATCGCCGCCATGAACGCCGAAGGACGCCCCATCTGGAAACCCATGCACATGCAGCCCATGTACATGAGCCACGCGTTCATCATTGCAAATGGGAATGGTCGCGCCCAAACTAATGCCTATATCGCAGGTAGCTTCAACGATGTGGGTGCCGACATCTTTGCGCGCGGACTATGCCTCCCGAGCGACAACAAGATGACCCCGGAGCAGCAGGACGCCATCATCCAGACCATCCGGGAATGCTTCGGGTAA